In Acaryochloris marina S15, a single genomic region encodes these proteins:
- a CDS encoding Fe2+-dependent dioxygenase, with the protein MLLSIPNLLSSEELDTIVSPLKPEDFIDGKKTAGWAAKHVKQNTQLSTKAEYAQDIKEKIKVTLKDNLTFQSAVKPKAIHSILISRYEAGMSYGAHVDNALMSGNSLRSDVSLTLFLNSPSDYEGGELVIEEVSQNRLIKLEAGSVIIYPSSTLHRINPVKSGVRLVAVAWVQSLVRDPAKREILFDLDQARRSIFAKDGKNTEFNWITKSYTNLLRRWTD; encoded by the coding sequence ATGCTCTTATCTATTCCCAACCTGCTCTCATCAGAGGAGTTAGATACAATCGTCTCCCCCTTGAAGCCAGAAGATTTTATCGACGGCAAGAAGACGGCTGGCTGGGCAGCAAAGCATGTTAAGCAAAATACGCAGCTCAGTACAAAAGCAGAGTATGCGCAGGACATTAAAGAGAAGATCAAAGTAACGTTAAAAGATAACCTGACCTTTCAGTCAGCAGTTAAGCCTAAAGCGATACATTCCATTCTGATTAGCCGATATGAGGCTGGTATGTCTTATGGGGCCCATGTAGATAACGCGTTAATGAGTGGAAATTCTCTCCGTTCTGATGTCTCTTTAACCCTATTTTTAAACTCACCTTCAGACTACGAAGGGGGTGAACTGGTGATTGAAGAGGTCAGTCAAAATCGACTAATCAAATTGGAAGCGGGTTCAGTCATCATCTATCCTTCCTCTACGCTGCATCGAATTAATCCAGTCAAAAGCGGAGTCAGGTTGGTTGCTGTGGCCTGGGTTCAAAGTTTAGTGCGTGATCCCGCAAAACGAGAAATATTGTTTGACCTGGATCAAGCTCGACGATCTATTTTCGCGAAGGATGGTAAAAACACAGAGTT